In Paenibacillus phoenicis, one genomic interval encodes:
- a CDS encoding sugar phosphate isomerase/epimerase family protein, with amino-acid sequence MFKRQAAFRLKTAEETERVFSVARLLGAKMIRVGAAGYDGTTPYPELYDKTVRYLKEAERLAKQYGVKGVVETHHLTIAPSASLAHRLVSHCDPDQIGVLYDPGNMVHEGYEQFKMGLELLGPYLAHVHVKNAAWSQTGTREDGTAAWRCEWSPLADGVIDYSRLLRDLKSVGYDGYLGIEDFSGHYGSKEMLRQFAEFIHERM; translated from the coding sequence TTGTTCAAAAGGCAGGCCGCTTTCCGGTTGAAAACCGCCGAGGAAACGGAGCGCGTATTCTCCGTCGCCCGCCTGCTCGGCGCCAAAATGATCCGCGTCGGCGCGGCCGGATATGACGGCACCACCCCCTACCCTGAGCTGTACGACAAAACGGTGCGCTATCTGAAGGAAGCAGAGCGCCTGGCCAAGCAATACGGCGTCAAAGGGGTCGTGGAAACGCATCATCTGACGATCGCGCCCAGCGCCAGCCTGGCCCATCGGCTCGTCAGCCACTGCGATCCCGATCAGATCGGCGTCCTGTACGATCCGGGCAACATGGTGCACGAAGGGTATGAGCAATTCAAAATGGGACTTGAGCTGCTGGGCCCCTATCTCGCACATGTCCACGTCAAAAACGCCGCCTGGTCGCAGACCGGTACGCGCGAGGACGGCACCGCAGCCTGGCGCTGCGAGTGGTCGCCTCTGGCGGACGGCGTGATCGATTACAGCCGCCTGCTCCGGGACCTGAAATCCGTCGGCTACGACGGCTACCTGGGGATCGAGGATTTCAGCGGCCACTACGGCTCGAAAGAAATGCTCCGCCAATTTGCCGAGTTTATCCACGAAAGGATGTAA